The Cloacibacterium sp. TD35 region GGAAAAGTTTTAGATGTAGGCTCTGGAGCGGGCTCACATAGCCTTTATCTGCAAAATGAAATAAAATTAGAGGTAACAGCGCTAGATATTTCTCCTAAATCTATTGAAATTTGTAAAGCAAGAGGTGTAAAAAATGCCATCTGTGAAGATTTACTTCAGTTTTCTGAAAAGAATTTTGATACTGTTCTGCTTCTCATGAATGGTACTGGGATTTTTCAAAGTCTGGAACACATTGACCAATACTTGCAAAAACTGAAAAGTCTAGTAGCTGAAAACGGACAAATTCTAATAGACAGTACAGATATTCTGTATATGTATGATCAAGATGAAGATGGTGGAGTGCTGGTTCCTGCTACTGGTTATTACGGAGAATTAGATTATTATTTACATTACAAAGGAGATTCTGAACTGCCAATGAAATGGCTTTATTTAG contains the following coding sequences:
- a CDS encoding class I SAM-dependent methyltransferase; the encoded protein is MKDLMGRAIWDYYYQENPEDLQTETSISELDDLPVSYLFRDYQEMNALEKKALDLSFGKVLDVGSGAGSHSLYLQNEIKLEVTALDISPKSIEICKARGVKNAICEDLLQFSEKNFDTVLLLMNGTGIFQSLEHIDQYLQKLKSLVAENGQILIDSTDILYMYDQDEDGGVLVPATGYYGELDYYLHYKGDSELPMKWLYLDFNTLENAAIANGFKIQKIKQLEDSYLAKLTLK